A DNA window from Desulfovibrio sp. contains the following coding sequences:
- a CDS encoding DUF362 domain-containing protein, whose product MPATVYYADMHCRSHEDSKIAKVARLCDALNLKKIIKKKELAAIKLHFGEYGNDTHLNPTLVRQVVNKVMEAGGKPFLTDTTTLYSGSRHNAVDHMQTAYAHGFAPSVVHAPIILADGLYGENDVPVRINAKHFKDVHIATEIRRAPAMVVLSHFKGHEMAGFGGAIKNLAMGGAAVRGKKEQHATHVSVSEKKCVGCAKCVRVCPQHALSMKSKKSVVDIEKCIGCFECITVCPEKAISIDWETEMQPFIERMTEYAYGAVKGRKKSVCYINFVLNVTPDCDCAPWSDMPLVPDVGILASTDPVALDQACFDLVSKAPSLGQEASAQTVADKFSARWPHTCGQVQLSYGESLGLGSREYKLKKI is encoded by the coding sequence ATGCCCGCCACAGTTTATTATGCAGATATGCACTGTCGATCGCACGAGGACAGCAAAATCGCCAAAGTTGCCCGCCTTTGCGATGCGCTCAATCTGAAGAAAATCATCAAGAAAAAAGAGCTTGCCGCCATCAAGCTGCACTTTGGCGAATACGGCAACGACACGCACCTCAACCCCACGCTGGTGCGCCAGGTTGTAAACAAGGTCATGGAAGCAGGCGGCAAACCATTTCTGACAGACACAACAACTCTGTATTCCGGCAGCCGTCACAATGCCGTTGACCATATGCAAACGGCATACGCCCACGGCTTCGCGCCTTCGGTTGTGCATGCCCCCATCATTCTGGCCGATGGCCTGTATGGGGAAAATGACGTGCCCGTGCGCATCAACGCCAAGCATTTCAAAGACGTGCATATCGCCACAGAGATACGGCGCGCCCCGGCGATGGTGGTATTGTCGCACTTTAAAGGGCATGAAATGGCGGGATTTGGCGGCGCGATCAAGAATCTTGCCATGGGCGGCGCGGCCGTGCGCGGCAAAAAAGAACAACACGCCACCCACGTATCTGTCAGCGAAAAAAAATGCGTGGGCTGCGCCAAGTGCGTCAGGGTGTGTCCGCAGCATGCGCTCAGCATGAAAAGTAAAAAAAGCGTTGTGGACATTGAAAAATGCATCGGCTGCTTTGAATGCATCACTGTTTGCCCAGAAAAGGCAATTAGTATAGATTGGGAAACAGAGATGCAGCCCTTTATCGAGCGCATGACAGAATACGCTTATGGCGCTGTAAAAGGCCGCAAAAAGAGCGTTTGCTACATCAATTTTGTACTCAACGTAACACCCGACTGCGATTGCGCCCCCTGGAGCGACATGCCGCTGGTGCCGGATGTGGGCATTCTGGCCTCTACCGACCCGGTGGCTCTGGATCAGGCCTGTTTTGACCTTGTGTCAAAAGCCCCCTCTCTCGGTCAGGAGGCCTCGGCCCAAACGGTCGCAGACAAATTTTCCGCCCGCTGGCCGCACACATGCGGACAGGTGCAACTGAGCTATGGCGAATCACTGGGCCTTGGAAGCCGCGAATACAAGCTCAAAAAAATCTAG
- a CDS encoding TRAP transporter substrate-binding protein — MKRIVALLVALGLVCGMTLGFAQAAEAKTIIKMAGMKPEGEPETIGMHLFGKYLAELSNGKYEVQVFPNSQLGKEDAYIAATRKGIIQMCATGTQTSALHPAMAMLETPMLFDDLDHARRAMEGKTFDLINEGFTEKSGLRTMNAFPLGFRHFYTKKPIVTVEDVKGLRMRVPNIPLYTNFAKECGISGQPMPFAEVPGALDQGVIDGGDSPLADIVSLKMYEITPQITLTGHILVIHSLYINDKFYQSLPAEDKKWFDEAAKRSADDVWVMVKEGDEKAKATILANKGSINTPSKEFHDYMAEAGKRSWKLFYDTVPNCQAILDSAASYRESK; from the coding sequence ATGAAACGTATCGTAGCTCTGCTTGTTGCTCTGGGCCTTGTTTGCGGCATGACCCTTGGTTTTGCCCAGGCCGCTGAAGCCAAGACCATCATCAAGATGGCGGGCATGAAGCCCGAAGGCGAGCCGGAAACCATCGGCATGCACCTTTTCGGCAAGTATCTTGCCGAACTTTCCAACGGCAAATATGAAGTGCAGGTCTTCCCTAACAGCCAGCTTGGCAAGGAAGACGCCTACATTGCCGCCACCCGCAAGGGCATCATCCAGATGTGCGCCACCGGCACGCAGACCTCTGCTCTGCACCCTGCCATGGCCATGCTTGAAACGCCCATGCTGTTTGATGATCTGGATCACGCCCGCCGCGCCATGGAAGGCAAGACTTTTGACCTCATCAACGAAGGCTTCACCGAAAAGTCCGGCCTGCGCACCATGAACGCCTTCCCCTTGGGCTTCCGCCACTTCTACACCAAGAAGCCCATCGTCACGGTGGAAGACGTTAAGGGCCTGCGCATGCGCGTACCCAACATTCCCCTGTACACCAACTTTGCCAAGGAATGCGGCATCAGCGGTCAGCCCATGCCCTTTGCCGAAGTGCCCGGCGCGCTTGATCAGGGCGTCATCGATGGCGGCGACAGCCCCCTGGCCGACATCGTCAGCCTCAAGATGTACGAAATCACGCCCCAGATCACCCTTACCGGCCACATCCTCGTGATCCACTCCCTCTACATCAACGACAAGTTCTATCAGTCGTTGCCCGCCGAGGACAAAAAGTGGTTTGACGAAGCCGCCAAGCGCTCCGCCGATGACGTGTGGGTCATGGTTAAGGAAGGCGACGAAAAAGCCAAGGCGACCATCCTTGCCAACAAGGGCAGCATCAATACCCCCAGCAAGGAATTCCACGACTACATGGCTGAAGCCGGCAAGCGCAGCTGGAAGCTCTTTTATGACACGGTGCCCAACTGCCAGGCCATTCTGGACAGCGCCGCCAGCTACCGCGAATCCAAATAA
- a CDS encoding TRAP transporter small permease — translation MSDDISKNFPPDHAPGVHALLEPEQEPKHETTGQLLFEVFCAVIFLGMIGLVFYNALLRYIFSSSYPPSEEWARFLFMYITFFGAIEAFICKKHIAVDLLVTTLEGTKRKAVDVLASVCSLFALGLLFYGGVVNVLQTLDTYSVATNVNMAFINGTLPIMALVGLIVELRSLVSLVRRPASTFQKG, via the coding sequence ATGAGCGACGACATTTCCAAAAATTTTCCGCCGGACCATGCGCCGGGCGTGCATGCCTTGCTTGAGCCGGAACAGGAACCCAAGCATGAAACCACGGGGCAATTGCTGTTTGAAGTCTTTTGCGCCGTCATCTTTCTGGGCATGATCGGTCTTGTGTTTTACAATGCCCTGCTGCGCTACATCTTTTCTTCGAGCTACCCGCCGAGCGAAGAATGGGCGCGCTTTCTCTTTATGTACATCACGTTTTTCGGCGCCATTGAAGCCTTTATCTGCAAAAAGCACATTGCAGTCGACCTGCTTGTAACCACGCTGGAAGGCACCAAGCGTAAGGCTGTGGATGTACTGGCTTCGGTATGCAGCCTTTTTGCCCTGGGCCTGCTGTTTTACGGCGGCGTGGTCAACGTGCTGCAAACACTTGATACCTACTCCGTGGCGACAAACGTCAACATGGCCTTTATCAACGGCACATTGCCCATCATGGCGCTTGTTGGCTTGATTGTAGAACTGCGCTCCCTCGTGAGCCTTGTTCGCAGACCCGCATCCACCTTCCAAAAGGGCTAG
- a CDS encoding TRAP transporter large permease, with protein MELFIFLGSLFFFMLIGVPLAIVLVLCSIVLMWHSGMWDAMIIPGSMLDGANNYPLMAIPFFVFAGEIMAEGGLSKRVVQLAQLMIGRVRGGLGYAAIIASIIFAGLMGSSVGEAAALGGLLLPMMKQVGYHPGRAGAVIASGAILGPIIPPSTNFILLGATVSGLSITKLFMIGLVPGIMIGLALMVVWFFVVRKDGYNETIRFTKKEAIKILIDSTPAFMMPVLLLGGIRFGVFTPTEGGAFAAIYAILVCVLYYRELSFRDLLRVSARAARTTSVVMLIVATATAVGWFITIAQIPNQMTALFSPLIDSPILLLISINIFLFLIGMVMDLTPNILIFAPVFYPLIQQAGIDPYYFGLLFVLNLGIGVITPPVGTVLYVVCGIGHIKFADLIVKLVPFVLVEVIMLFLLLFFPSLSIVPMNWLMGGN; from the coding sequence ATGGAACTCTTTATTTTCCTCGGCTCCCTCTTCTTCTTCATGCTCATTGGCGTTCCTCTGGCCATTGTGCTTGTGTTGTGCTCCATTGTGCTCATGTGGCACTCGGGCATGTGGGATGCCATGATTATTCCCGGCAGCATGCTGGACGGCGCCAACAACTACCCCTTGATGGCCATTCCCTTCTTTGTGTTCGCCGGTGAAATCATGGCGGAGGGTGGTCTTTCCAAACGCGTGGTACAGCTTGCCCAGCTCATGATTGGCCGGGTGCGCGGCGGTCTTGGCTATGCTGCCATTATCGCCAGTATCATCTTTGCTGGCCTGATGGGCAGCTCCGTGGGTGAAGCTGCCGCTCTTGGCGGCCTGCTACTGCCCATGATGAAACAGGTGGGCTACCACCCTGGCCGCGCGGGCGCTGTTATCGCCTCTGGCGCTATTCTTGGCCCCATCATCCCGCCCAGCACCAACTTTATTCTGCTTGGCGCTACCGTCAGCGGTCTTTCCATCACCAAGCTCTTCATGATCGGCCTGGTGCCCGGTATCATGATCGGTCTGGCCCTCATGGTGGTGTGGTTCTTTGTGGTGCGCAAGGATGGCTACAACGAAACTATCCGCTTCACCAAAAAAGAAGCCATCAAAATTCTTATCGACTCCACGCCTGCCTTCATGATGCCGGTGCTGCTGCTTGGCGGCATTCGCTTTGGTGTTTTCACACCTACTGAAGGCGGCGCGTTTGCAGCCATTTACGCCATCTTGGTGTGTGTGCTGTATTACCGCGAGCTTTCCTTCCGCGATCTGCTGCGGGTGAGCGCCCGCGCGGCCCGCACCACCTCGGTGGTTATGCTGATCGTGGCCACGGCAACTGCTGTTGGCTGGTTCATTACCATTGCGCAGATTCCCAACCAGATGACCGCGCTCTTCTCGCCGCTTATCGACAGCCCCATATTGCTGCTTATCAGCATCAATATTTTCCTGTTCCTTATCGGCATGGTCATGGATCTCACGCCCAACATCCTGATTTTTGCCCCTGTGTTCTACCCGCTGATCCAGCAGGCAGGCATTGACCCGTATTACTTCGGCCTGCTCTTTGTGCTCAACCTGGGCATCGGCGTTATTACGCCCCCGGTGGGCACGGTGCTGTACGTTGTGTGCGGCATCGGGCACATCAAGTTTGCCGACCTCATCGTCAAGCTGGTGCCTTTTGTGCTTGTGGAAGTGATCATGCTCTTCCTGCTGCTGTTCTTCCCCAGCCTTTCGATTGTTCCCATGAACTGGCTGATGGGCGGCAACTAG
- a CDS encoding NAD(P)-dependent alcohol dehydrogenase, which produces MKGFAMLGLNKIGWIEKEKPQCGPLDALVQPVAVAPCTSDVHTVWEGALGDRHDMILGHEAVGKVVEVGSLVRCFKPGDKVIVPAITPDWNSLEAQAGFSMHSGGMLAGWKFSNFKDGVFGELFHVNDADGNLALLPPSIDPAEAVMLSDMVPTGFHGAELADVQYGDSVLVVGIGPVGLMAVAGAALRGAGEIFAVGSRPLCAEVAREYGATAIINYRDGDIVSQVMDRTKGKGVDKAIIAGGDVDTFAEVIRVLKPGGRIGNVNYLGSGDAVKIPRIEWGCGMGHKIVAGGLMPGGRLRMEKLASLLVHGRLSVAPLLTHRFKGFENIESALLMMKDKPRDLIKPVVVV; this is translated from the coding sequence ATGAAAGGTTTTGCAATGCTTGGCCTGAACAAGATCGGCTGGATAGAAAAAGAAAAGCCTCAGTGCGGCCCGCTGGATGCCCTTGTTCAACCCGTGGCGGTAGCTCCTTGCACTTCAGATGTCCACACGGTTTGGGAGGGCGCGCTGGGTGACCGGCACGACATGATTCTGGGACACGAGGCGGTTGGTAAAGTTGTGGAAGTTGGCTCTCTGGTGCGTTGCTTCAAACCCGGGGACAAGGTCATCGTGCCCGCGATTACCCCTGACTGGAATTCCCTTGAGGCGCAGGCCGGGTTTTCCATGCATTCCGGCGGTATGCTCGCGGGCTGGAAGTTTTCCAACTTCAAGGACGGCGTGTTCGGCGAGCTTTTTCACGTGAACGATGCGGACGGCAATCTGGCCCTGCTGCCGCCCTCCATTGACCCTGCCGAAGCCGTGATGTTGAGTGATATGGTGCCCACCGGCTTTCATGGTGCGGAACTGGCCGATGTGCAGTACGGCGATTCCGTGCTGGTGGTGGGTATTGGCCCAGTGGGGTTGATGGCGGTTGCGGGCGCGGCCCTGCGCGGCGCTGGCGAGATTTTTGCTGTTGGCTCCCGGCCCCTGTGCGCAGAGGTTGCCCGTGAATACGGCGCAACAGCTATCATCAATTACCGGGATGGCGACATTGTCAGCCAGGTGATGGACCGCACCAAGGGCAAGGGGGTGGACAAGGCCATCATCGCCGGGGGCGATGTGGATACCTTTGCGGAGGTCATACGCGTGCTCAAACCCGGCGGACGCATTGGCAACGTGAACTATCTGGGTTCTGGCGATGCCGTTAAAATCCCGCGCATCGAGTGGGGTTGTGGCATGGGCCACAAGATAGTGGCTGGCGGCCTGATGCCCGGCGGCAGGCTGCGCATGGAAAAGCTGGCAAGCCTGCTGGTTCACGGGCGGTTGAGCGTCGCGCCCCTGCTGACCCACAGATTCAAGGGATTTGAGAATATTGAGAGCGCCTTGCTCATGATGAAGGACAAGCCGCGCGATCTGATCAAGCCTGTGGTTGTGGTGTAG
- a CDS encoding methyl-accepting chemotaxis protein: MFRMFTISYRMFMILIFTLIIVGGLVYSLIHISNSATELSAQKVGEMFYDGQKQRIRDLSTTMANSIGEQISGITDITKRNAIIARAIKKARYEKDSSGYFFVYDGGIVVAHVFPDLVGKDLGNSVDKNGVRFNAELAKKAAEGGGFVTFVFNKPGGGTQSKIAYGAQVPGTSLWVGAGVYIDNVEQVKNEIAGQISDAIFANLKKILIAVACCVVLLYIPFMLLITRSILLPIKDAREAAQRISNGDMDVNIIATGKDEITVLERCMSEMTANVKKSLAISEEKTREAEQSAAKALEAVAEAERLTEEAHRARSEGMLSAAKHLEQVVTAITSISAEISGNIEQAEQGATTQAARTTEAATAVEQMNCTVIEVAKNASATADLSTNMRQRAAEGAEVVFQSVQAIGNVQKDALVLKEEMTKLAEHAGAISQIMGVISDIADQTNLLALNAAIEAARAGEAGRGFAVVADEVRKLAEKTMSSTSDVGNAIGAIQKSVDSSIRQVGVTAGNVESATTLSQKSGEALREIVGMVDQTVDQVRGIATSSEEQSAATESITQTVTQVSSIAAETATIMHTSARAVAALADEAKKLNNMVTELKNTK; this comes from the coding sequence ATGTTCAGGATGTTTACGATCTCGTATCGTATGTTCATGATCTTGATTTTTACCCTGATTATTGTTGGCGGTCTGGTCTACTCCCTGATTCACATCTCCAACTCCGCCACCGAACTTTCCGCCCAGAAAGTGGGCGAAATGTTTTATGACGGCCAAAAACAACGCATCCGCGATCTCTCAACCACCATGGCGAACAGCATTGGCGAGCAGATCAGCGGCATTACCGACATAACCAAGCGCAATGCCATTATTGCCCGCGCCATAAAAAAAGCCCGTTACGAAAAAGACAGCTCCGGCTACTTCTTTGTGTATGATGGCGGCATTGTTGTTGCCCACGTTTTCCCTGATCTGGTGGGCAAGGATCTTGGCAATTCCGTTGATAAAAACGGCGTCCGCTTTAACGCGGAGCTTGCCAAGAAGGCGGCGGAAGGCGGTGGTTTTGTGACCTTTGTCTTCAACAAGCCCGGCGGCGGCACCCAGTCAAAAATCGCCTACGGTGCGCAGGTGCCCGGCACGAGCCTGTGGGTCGGCGCGGGCGTCTACATCGACAACGTGGAGCAGGTCAAAAATGAAATCGCGGGCCAGATCAGCGATGCCATTTTTGCCAATCTCAAAAAAATTCTCATCGCGGTGGCCTGCTGCGTTGTGCTTTTATACATTCCGTTCATGCTGCTGATTACCCGCTCCATCCTGCTGCCCATCAAGGACGCGCGCGAGGCTGCGCAACGCATATCCAACGGCGACATGGACGTTAACATCATAGCGACTGGCAAGGACGAAATTACGGTTCTTGAACGCTGCATGTCGGAAATGACAGCCAACGTAAAAAAATCTCTGGCAATTTCTGAAGAAAAAACCCGCGAGGCCGAACAGAGCGCAGCAAAGGCCCTCGAAGCCGTTGCCGAGGCCGAACGCCTGACTGAAGAAGCGCACCGCGCCCGTAGTGAAGGCATGTTGAGCGCCGCCAAGCATCTGGAACAGGTGGTAACGGCCATAACCAGCATCTCTGCCGAAATTTCCGGCAATATCGAGCAGGCCGAGCAAGGGGCCACCACGCAGGCCGCGCGCACCACAGAAGCCGCCACTGCAGTTGAACAGATGAACTGCACGGTCATTGAAGTCGCCAAAAACGCCTCGGCCACAGCGGACCTTTCCACCAACATGCGCCAGCGCGCTGCGGAAGGCGCGGAAGTTGTGTTCCAGTCCGTGCAGGCCATTGGCAACGTGCAAAAGGATGCCCTTGTGCTGAAAGAGGAAATGACCAAGCTTGCCGAGCATGCGGGGGCCATTTCGCAGATCATGGGCGTTATTTCGGACATTGCAGACCAGACCAACCTGCTGGCCCTCAACGCTGCCATTGAAGCGGCGCGCGCCGGAGAAGCCGGACGTGGCTTTGCCGTTGTGGCCGATGAAGTGCGCAAACTGGCAGAAAAAACCATGAGTTCCACCAGTGATGTGGGCAATGCCATAGGCGCAATCCAGAAGAGCGTGGATTCCAGCATCCGCCAGGTTGGCGTGACGGCTGGCAATGTGGAAAGCGCCACCACGCTTTCGCAAAAATCCGGCGAAGCCCTGCGCGAAATCGTGGGTATGGTGGATCAGACCGTTGATCAGGTGCGCGGCATTGCCACTTCGTCAGAAGAACAGTCCGCCGCGACCGAATCCATCACGCAGACAGTGACCCAGGTCAGCTCCATCGCGGCAGAAACCGCCACCATCATGCACACGTCGGCCCGAGCGGTTGCCGCCCTTGCCGATGAGGCCAAAAAACTCAACAACATGGTCACTGAGCTAAAAAATACCAAATAA
- the ggt gene encoding gamma-glutamyltransferase: MSMNFLSLVSRKTLPVLMACGLLLPTATVKAQDEPQYTATISAATNPLSTRGVVTSPNYLASQAGLDVLRRGGTAVDAAIATASTLAVVYPQMCTLGGDNFWLIYNAKTGELKALNASGRSGEMATIDFYASKGLKKIPSRGYIAANTVPGVVSGWDAAYAYSKQSMGSKMKWKELLASATDYAANGFPVSTSLAYWSKINTNPNDSEFRNLQRFDAFRKAYLHADGSPYTVGQVMRLPDLAATLNQLADKGAQVFYKGDIAKRIVADLQANGGLLTLNDFANHKADWVDPISVNYRGYKAVNFPPNTQGMASLEILNILNNFNIKGMGEGTADYYHALIEATKEAFVDRDKYLSDPDFVKIPLDYLLSAKHGKDQAARISMSKAATNLTPLDPKGDTIWLGVVDAQGNAVSLIQSIYHDFGSGIVAGGTGVLLQNRGSFFSLDPKHVNHLEPRKRTFHTLNPAMLLKDGKPYLVYGTMGGEGQPQTQAAIVTRVVDFGMIPQEAIAAPRWLYGRTWGASSNDLKLEGRIPQKVADELKRRGHPVRLIENYTDTMGHAGAILVDQATGVRQGGTDPRGDGAAVAY; encoded by the coding sequence ATGTCCATGAATTTTCTCTCTCTGGTCAGCCGCAAAACCCTGCCTGTTCTCATGGCATGCGGCCTCTTATTGCCTACCGCGACAGTCAAGGCGCAGGATGAGCCCCAGTACACTGCGACCATTTCTGCCGCCACCAACCCCCTGAGCACCAGGGGCGTTGTTACCAGCCCCAACTATCTGGCCTCGCAGGCCGGGCTGGACGTGCTGCGGCGCGGCGGCACGGCTGTGGACGCGGCCATTGCCACCGCCTCCACCCTTGCGGTTGTTTACCCGCAGATGTGCACCCTGGGCGGCGACAACTTCTGGCTGATCTACAACGCCAAAACCGGCGAGCTGAAGGCGCTCAACGCCAGTGGGCGCTCGGGCGAAATGGCGACCATTGATTTTTATGCCTCCAAAGGGCTGAAAAAAATTCCCTCCCGCGGCTACATTGCGGCCAATACCGTGCCCGGCGTGGTTTCCGGCTGGGATGCGGCCTATGCCTACAGCAAGCAGAGCATGGGCAGCAAAATGAAGTGGAAGGAGCTGCTCGCTTCCGCCACCGATTATGCAGCCAACGGCTTTCCCGTGAGCACCTCGCTGGCTTACTGGAGCAAGATCAACACCAATCCCAATGATTCAGAATTCCGCAACCTGCAACGCTTTGACGCCTTCCGCAAAGCCTATCTGCATGCGGACGGCAGCCCCTACACCGTGGGTCAGGTCATGCGCCTGCCCGATCTGGCAGCCACGTTGAACCAGCTTGCGGACAAGGGCGCGCAGGTCTTCTATAAGGGCGACATCGCCAAGCGCATTGTGGCCGACCTGCAAGCCAACGGCGGCCTGCTGACCCTCAACGACTTTGCCAACCACAAGGCCGATTGGGTTGACCCCATTTCCGTCAATTACCGGGGCTACAAGGCCGTGAACTTCCCGCCCAACACGCAGGGCATGGCCTCCCTTGAAATTCTGAACATCCTCAACAACTTCAACATCAAGGGCATGGGCGAAGGCACGGCGGATTACTACCACGCGCTGATCGAAGCCACCAAGGAAGCCTTTGTCGATCGCGACAAGTACCTCTCTGACCCTGATTTTGTAAAAATTCCGCTCGACTACCTGCTTTCTGCCAAGCATGGCAAGGATCAGGCCGCGCGTATCAGCATGAGCAAGGCTGCCACAAACCTTACGCCCCTTGATCCCAAGGGCGACACCATCTGGCTTGGCGTTGTGGATGCGCAGGGCAATGCGGTTTCGCTTATCCAGAGCATTTATCACGATTTTGGTTCCGGCATTGTTGCGGGCGGCACAGGCGTGTTGCTGCAAAACCGGGGCAGCTTCTTCTCCCTCGATCCCAAGCACGTGAACCATCTTGAGCCGCGCAAGCGCACCTTCCACACGCTGAACCCGGCCATGCTGCTCAAGGACGGCAAGCCCTACCTTGTGTACGGCACCATGGGCGGCGAAGGTCAGCCCCAGACCCAGGCCGCCATCGTTACCCGCGTGGTGGACTTTGGCATGATCCCGCAAGAAGCCATTGCCGCTCCCCGTTGGCTTTATGGCCGCACATGGGGCGCTTCTTCCAACGACCTCAAGCTTGAAGGCCGCATTCCTCAGAAAGTGGCGGACGAACTCAAGCGGCGCGGGCATCCCGTGCGCCTGATTGAAAACTACACCGACACCATGGGCCATGCTGGCGCAATCCTTGTGGATCAGGCCACCGGCGTGCGTCAGGGCGGTACGGACCCGCGCGGCGATGGCGCTGCCGTGGCCTACTAG
- a CDS encoding HAD-IIA family hydrolase encodes MNWSKKRCVVLDMDGTVYLGHIPIDGAVGFIQRHWNSLDFYFLSNNTSKSPFTYVDKLNGMGIAAREDLLLSPVTPLVDFLRANGILRIFPVGNADFQHDLLKRMPELQLVEEGAQAVVLAYDTELTYHKLARSAVLLQDSSVLFLATHPDLVCPSPEGPLPDVGSFISLYATATGRKPQHIFGKPDPAVLAPLLARYRKEEMVMVGDRLSTDMQLARNAGIDSILVLSGEATRADLAREEHQPTLVLEDLGHADKDWA; translated from the coding sequence ATGAATTGGTCAAAAAAACGTTGCGTTGTGCTCGATATGGACGGCACCGTCTACCTCGGTCATATTCCCATTGATGGGGCCGTGGGCTTTATTCAGCGGCACTGGAACAGTCTGGATTTTTATTTTTTGAGCAACAATACCTCCAAATCTCCATTCACCTATGTGGACAAGCTCAACGGCATGGGCATTGCCGCGCGCGAAGATTTGCTGCTCTCGCCCGTGACGCCTCTGGTGGATTTTTTGCGCGCCAACGGCATCTTGCGCATTTTCCCCGTGGGCAATGCCGATTTTCAGCATGATCTGCTCAAGCGCATGCCCGAGCTGCAACTGGTGGAAGAGGGCGCGCAGGCCGTGGTGCTGGCCTACGATACGGAGCTTACCTACCACAAGCTTGCCCGTTCTGCCGTGTTGTTGCAGGACAGTTCGGTGCTCTTTCTCGCCACGCACCCTGATCTGGTGTGCCCCTCGCCCGAAGGCCCGCTGCCGGATGTGGGCAGTTTCATCAGCCTGTACGCCACGGCCACAGGCAGAAAGCCGCAGCACATTTTCGGCAAGCCCGACCCAGCCGTGCTCGCACCATTGCTGGCGCGTTACCGCAAGGAAGAAATGGTCATGGTGGGCGACCGCCTGAGTACAGACATGCAGCTTGCGCGCAATGCGGGCATTGATTCCATTCTGGTGCTCAGCGGCGAAGCCACGCGCGCCGACCTTGCCAGGGAGGAGCATCAGCCGACTCTGGTGCTTGAAGACCTGGGCCACGCCGATAAAGACTGGGCATAA